A single window of Culicoides brevitarsis isolate CSIRO-B50_1 chromosome 3, AGI_CSIRO_Cbre_v1, whole genome shotgun sequence DNA harbors:
- the LOC134834249 gene encoding trypsin alpha-3-like: MSHTIFLLVLIYATFASASLLLQLPKETNFIPDLRIVGGRPANQSDTKHQVSLRLKSREVLNGFGYGHICGGSLIAPDLVLTAAHCMYKDKSNTLRRASEFHVVMGTMNVTVKTSDTLVYTVKKFVVHKRYSSKTVQNDIALIKLSEAVSVNHTKVQPIQMIKREITAGTKCQITGWGAMKNEGSGVFYLQTADIQIQDITKCNSSSSYNGLLKPGMLCAGYFQGGTDSCQGDSGGPLVCNGELTGVISWGFKCALPNFPGIYSDIYYFRDWIETNSGITMSINSMLIMTIAFIMTLLI, encoded by the exons ATGAGTCATACAATTTTTCTGTTAGTCTTAATTTACGCAACTTTTGCTTCTGCATCTTTATTGCTGCAATTAccaaaagaaacaaatttcattCCCGATTTACGGATCGTTGGCGGTCGTCCAGCGAATCAATCAGATACGAAACATCAAGTTTCATTACGTCTCAAGTCCAGAGAAGTCTTGAATGGTTTCGGATATGGACATATTTGTGGAGGATCCCTTATTGCTCCGGATTTGGTTCTTACAGCAGCACATTGCATGTACAAGGATAAAAGTAATACATTGCGAAGAGCATCAGAGTTTCATGTCGTAATGGGAACAATGAATGTCACAGTGAAAACTAGCGACACGTTGGTTTATACAGTGAAGAAATTCGTTGTTCACAAGAGATATAGTTCGAAAACAGTGCAAAACGATATTGCATTGATAAAATTGAGTGAAGCAGTGTCTGTgaatcatacaaaagtgcaGCCAATTCAGATGATTAAACGAGAGATTACTGCAGGAACCAAATGTCAGATTACGGGATGGGGAGCAATGAAAAAT GAAGGTTCTGGCGTCTTCTATCTCCAAACCGCCGACATTCAAATCCAAGACATAACAAAATGCAATTCCTCATCATCCTACAATGGACTTCTAAAACCCGGAATGCTTTGTGCCGGCTACTTCCAAGGCGGCACTGACTCATGTCAAGGAGATTCTGGCGGCCCATTAGTTTGTAATGGCGAACTAACTGGCGTCATATCATGGGGCTTCAAATGTGCCCTGCCAAACTTCCCTGGCATCTACAGTGACATTTACTACTTCCGTGATTGGATCGAAACCAACTCCGGCATCACAATGTCAATTAACTCAATGCTGATAATGACAATTGCCTTTATCATGACACTACTtatctaa